The genomic segment GCGACTGAGCACACGGTGACGTTATTAACTCCAACCCGAACCGATCTTCAACATCCGAGAATATCCATGCAGGTGTCGACGCAGGATTGCGTGCGAGCCTGTGCCGACACGCATGACGTCGTGATTGGCCAAGGACAAATACTCAGCCGATATCCATTCTTGCTGGGCCATTCGATTGTAAAAGTCGTCGATTTATACGATCCGTCGCCGGTCGGATACTTAGAGACAACCCAGCCTCATACGATCAAGGGTCAGCTGGAAAGTCACCATGCGTTGGTCCGGGAGCATTACAATTATTTGCGTGCCGGTGACGTCTTTCTCTGCGCAAGCGAGAGGCAATGGGATTTTTGGGCCGGCATGCTGATGGCGGCCGGAAGAATTAATCCAGTCGTCTATCAAAACGATCGGATGCTTCGTAGCCTGTTGATAGTGGCACCTTTCGGTGTTCCTGCTCGGGCTCCTGGGCATCGGCGGCGAGTTCTAAAAGGTGTGTGGCCGGGAATCGATCCTGATGATGTCGTCCTGTTGTGGGGAGGAGGACTCTGGGAATGGTTTGATCCCATGATGGCAGTGGAGGCTATGAGCATCGTCGGTCGCCGGCGAACTGACATCAAGCTGTTCTTTATGGGAGTCAAGCGACCGAATGCCAGCGTGACGACCTCTCATACTGCCGATCAAACCATCGCGTTAGCCGAACAGTTAGGCGTTGCGAATCGTCTGGTGTTTTTCAACGATTGGGTGGCGTACGAGGATAGAGAAAATTTTCTACTGGAAGCCGATCTGGGATTGAATATCCATCGGGACAACCTGGAGACTCGATTTTCGTTTCGGACACGCATGATGGATTACTTCTGGGCAGGACTTCCCATCATTACTACCGAAGGCGATCCGCTGAGTGACCTGGTGAAGCAAAACCAGCTTGGGTTGACCGTGCCTTGCGGAGATGCCGAGGCGCTTGCTCATGCGATTCTGCGCGCAGCAGATGACCAGGCAACCAGGCAAACGTGGAAACTCAATTGCCTCGCGACAGCGAAAGAGTTTTCTTGGGACCGCGTATTTGAACCCGTCGTCGCCTGGTGTCGTTCACCGATCCAGGCACGAGATAAAGAATACACGGACGTATGGAATTCCTGTGTGGGCGACTCCGGAA from the Nitrospira sp. genome contains:
- a CDS encoding glycosyltransferase family 4 protein — encoded protein: MSKVLLISNDVIGMQMAGPGIRTWELAKLLATEHTVTLLTPTRTDLQHPRISMQVSTQDCVRACADTHDVVIGQGQILSRYPFLLGHSIVKVVDLYDPSPVGYLETTQPHTIKGQLESHHALVREHYNYLRAGDVFLCASERQWDFWAGMLMAAGRINPVVYQNDRMLRSLLIVAPFGVPARAPGHRRRVLKGVWPGIDPDDVVLLWGGGLWEWFDPMMAVEAMSIVGRRRTDIKLFFMGVKRPNASVTTSHTADQTIALAEQLGVANRLVFFNDWVAYEDRENFLLEADLGLNIHRDNLETRFSFRTRMMDYFWAGLPIITTEGDPLSDLVKQNQLGLTVPCGDAEALAHAILRAADDQATRQTWKLNCLATAKEFSWDRVFEPVVAWCRSPIQARDKEYTDVWNSCVGDSGSWPKHAWEYYLQRALHHYRVTGMRGLATRVISWSCGR